In Bufo gargarizans isolate SCDJY-AF-19 chromosome 6, ASM1485885v1, whole genome shotgun sequence, a single genomic region encodes these proteins:
- the LOC122940981 gene encoding oocyte zinc finger protein XlCOF7.1-like isoform X3, with translation MPYSPLREHRHISQMMDKGGSPVMEMILRLTLEIICVLTGEDSIMVKKCGEWVCPQSRLLGKMNDKKILELTNKIIQLLTGEVPIRHEDIVVCFSMEEWEYVEGHKDLYKNVMKNDQSCRTLNAPKSQKAPAEDHIDFITRKYCSVPENSNSQVSKTEYKKTAHSEANFSSVFHSEKKVMPDEQQDINPSNFQTTTEHISCNGVKSDNIANLTDNSSDQEKRPTFAQDPHETLPIIHIKEEELSSCDEDFTDIETFIVPYLDEMAYVSPVCKHSDYFKGPVPDQEDCEMEYTQDISDSDYTKSEIMSSQGSLNGENSCLKAFTNTTQLNLHIMSHENQKPLTCSECGECFSQKSDLVTHHRVHTEQIPFACPECGKQFSSRADVTVHQSIHKKTAYTETELLTQEKFSQIDRAPFLCLECGMNFKSSNALAEHQKSHKQEKIYVCPVCGKGFMKRGHLSNHSRIHSGGKRRVYSESKESAPQTRKRPFLCFECGKCFPSRSHLDRHQRVHTGEKPFSCSECDKRFTDRSGLVIHQRIHTGEKPYSCDDCGKCFRDRSGLVVHQRNHTGQQPFRCLTCGKCFHNRSRLERHEGIHKEETSYSCPECDQCFTNVSALTMHYRSHFGEQPSDQATENVTSQSQPQYLREKKSLTCSECGKGFKDLSTLSTHYMTHIAEQRHIHHGKGLANAELRQKNLNTEKLPSNSKYRKYLSDRTTKGRVESRVFSCSQCDKSFLDRASFIVHEQQHTGEKPYNCPKCGEGFVLKGYLTKHLETHT, from the exons GATTCTATCATGGTTAAAAAGTGTGGTGAATGGGTATGCCCTCAATCACGTCTACTTGGGAAAATGAATGAtaagaagatcctagaactcacaaACAAGATCATCCAACTGTTAACTGGAGAG gttcctataagacATGAGGACATTGTGGTCtgtttctccatggaggagtgggagtatgtggaaggacacaaggatctctACAAGAATGTAATGAAGAATGACCAATCCTGTAGAACTCTGA ATGCTCCTAAAAGCCAAAAGGCCCCGGCAGAAGACCAtattgattttattacaagaaaatacTGCAGTGTACCAGAAAACTCCAACTCCCAGGTTTCCAAGACTGAATACAAAAAGACTGCTCATTCAGAAGCTAATTTTTCATCTGTCTTTCATAGTGAAAAGAAAGTTATGCCAGACGAGCAGCAAGACATTAACCCATCTAATTTCCAGACTACGACTGAGCACATCTCTTGTAATGGAGTAAAATCGGACAACATTGCTAATTTGACAGATAATAGTTCCGACCAGGAGAAGAGGCCAACATTTGCTCAAGATCCACATGAAACTCTCCCGATAATTCATATAAAAGAAGAAGAACTGAGTTCATGTGATGAAGATTTTACTGATATAGAAACTTTCATAGTTCCTTATCTTGATGAAATGGCTTATGTATCTCCAGTTTGCAAACACTCAGACTACTTTAAGGGACCAGTCCCTGACCAAGAAGACTGTGAAATGGAGTACACACAGGATATATCAGACAGTGACTACACAAAGTCAGAGATAATGTCCTCTCAAGGATCCTTAAATGGTGAAAATTCTTGTTTGAAGGCATTCACCAACACCACACAACTTAATTTGCACATAATGAGTCACGAGAATCAGAAACCATTAACGTGCTCTGAATGTGGAGAATGTTTTTCCCAAAAATCTGACCTTGTGACACACCATAGAGTTCACACAGAACAAATACCTTTTGCCTGTCCAGAATGTGGTAAACAGTTTTCCAGCCGTGCAGATGTCACTGTTCACCAGTCAATTCATAAAAAAACAGCTTATACAGAAACTGAGCTGCTGACCCAAGAAAAGTTTTCTCAAATAGATCGGGCCCCATTTCTATGCCTGGAGTGTGGAATGAATTTTAAGAGTAGCAATGCACTGGCTGAACATCAAAAGAGTCACAAACAAGAGAAGATTTATGTATGCCCTGTGTGTGGTAAAGGTTTCATGAAAAGAGGGCATCTTAGTAATCACAGTAGAATTCACTCAGGGGGAAAGCGTAGGGTGTACTCTGAAAGCAAAGAATCTGCTCCTCAAACGCGGAAGAGACCATTTCTATGTTttgaatgtggtaaatgtttccCAAGCCGTTCCCATTTGGATAGGCATCAGAGAGTCCACACTGGAGAGAAACCAttctcatgttctgaatgtgacaAACGATTTACTGATCGTTCTGgccttgttatacatcagaggaTACATACTGGGGAAAAGCCATATTCGTGTGATGATTGTGGAAAATGTTTCCGAGATCGCTCCGGACTTGTCGtccatcagagaaatcacacaggacaGCAGCCATTTAGGTGCCTTACTTGTGGAAAATGTTTTCACAATCGGTCACGGCTGGAACGGCATGAAGGCATTCATAAAGAAGAAACATCATATTCTTGTCCAGAATGTGACCAGTGTTTTACAAATGTATCTGCCCTGACAATGCATTACAGAAGTCACTTTGGAGAACAGCCAAGTGATCAGGCCACTGAAAATGTCACTTCCCAATCCCAACCACAGTATCTCCGAGAAAAGAAGTCGCtcacatgttcagaatgtgggaaaggttTCAAAGACTTATCTACCCTTTCCACACATTACATGACTCATATAGCAGAACAGCGACATATCCACCATGGAAAAGGTCTTGCCAATGCAGAGTTACGCCAGAAAAATCTTAACACTGAAAAGCTCCCCTCAAATTCAAAATATAGAAAGTATCTTTCTGATCGTACTACAAAAGGACGCGTAGAAAGCAGAGTATTTTCCTGTTCTCAGTGCGATAAATCTTTTTTAGATCGTGCAAGTTTTATTGTGCATGAACAACAGCACACTGGGGAGAAACCTTATAATTGTCCAAAATGTGGGGAAGGTTTTGTGTTAAAAGGTTACCTAACTAAACACTTAGAAACCCATACATGA
- the LOC122940981 gene encoding oocyte zinc finger protein XlCOF7.1-like isoform X4 has product MVKKCGEWVCPQSRLLGKMNDKKILELTNKIIQLLTGEVPIRHEDIVVCFSMEEWEYVEGHKDLYKNVMKNDQSCRTLNAPKSQKAPAEDHIDFITRKYCSVPENSNSQVSKTEYKKTAHSEANFSSVFHSEKKVMPDEQQDINPSNFQTTTEHISCNGVKSDNIANLTDNSSDQEKRPTFAQDPHETLPIIHIKEEELSSCDEDFTDIETFIVPYLDEMAYVSPVCKHSDYFKGPVPDQEDCEMEYTQDISDSDYTKSEIMSSQGSLNGENSCLKAFTNTTQLNLHIMSHENQKPLTCSECGECFSQKSDLVTHHRVHTEQIPFACPECGKQFSSRADVTVHQSIHKKTAYTETELLTQEKFSQIDRAPFLCLECGMNFKSSNALAEHQKSHKQEKIYVCPVCGKGFMKRGHLSNHSRIHSGGKRRVYSESKESAPQTRKRPFLCFECGKCFPSRSHLDRHQRVHTGEKPFSCSECDKRFTDRSGLVIHQRIHTGEKPYSCDDCGKCFRDRSGLVVHQRNHTGQQPFRCLTCGKCFHNRSRLERHEGIHKEETSYSCPECDQCFTNVSALTMHYRSHFGEQPSDQATENVTSQSQPQYLREKKSLTCSECGKGFKDLSTLSTHYMTHIAEQRHIHHGKGLANAELRQKNLNTEKLPSNSKYRKYLSDRTTKGRVESRVFSCSQCDKSFLDRASFIVHEQQHTGEKPYNCPKCGEGFVLKGYLTKHLETHT; this is encoded by the exons ATGGTTAAAAAGTGTGGTGAATGGGTATGCCCTCAATCACGTCTACTTGGGAAAATGAATGAtaagaagatcctagaactcacaaACAAGATCATCCAACTGTTAACTGGAGAG gttcctataagacATGAGGACATTGTGGTCtgtttctccatggaggagtgggagtatgtggaaggacacaaggatctctACAAGAATGTAATGAAGAATGACCAATCCTGTAGAACTCTGA ATGCTCCTAAAAGCCAAAAGGCCCCGGCAGAAGACCAtattgattttattacaagaaaatacTGCAGTGTACCAGAAAACTCCAACTCCCAGGTTTCCAAGACTGAATACAAAAAGACTGCTCATTCAGAAGCTAATTTTTCATCTGTCTTTCATAGTGAAAAGAAAGTTATGCCAGACGAGCAGCAAGACATTAACCCATCTAATTTCCAGACTACGACTGAGCACATCTCTTGTAATGGAGTAAAATCGGACAACATTGCTAATTTGACAGATAATAGTTCCGACCAGGAGAAGAGGCCAACATTTGCTCAAGATCCACATGAAACTCTCCCGATAATTCATATAAAAGAAGAAGAACTGAGTTCATGTGATGAAGATTTTACTGATATAGAAACTTTCATAGTTCCTTATCTTGATGAAATGGCTTATGTATCTCCAGTTTGCAAACACTCAGACTACTTTAAGGGACCAGTCCCTGACCAAGAAGACTGTGAAATGGAGTACACACAGGATATATCAGACAGTGACTACACAAAGTCAGAGATAATGTCCTCTCAAGGATCCTTAAATGGTGAAAATTCTTGTTTGAAGGCATTCACCAACACCACACAACTTAATTTGCACATAATGAGTCACGAGAATCAGAAACCATTAACGTGCTCTGAATGTGGAGAATGTTTTTCCCAAAAATCTGACCTTGTGACACACCATAGAGTTCACACAGAACAAATACCTTTTGCCTGTCCAGAATGTGGTAAACAGTTTTCCAGCCGTGCAGATGTCACTGTTCACCAGTCAATTCATAAAAAAACAGCTTATACAGAAACTGAGCTGCTGACCCAAGAAAAGTTTTCTCAAATAGATCGGGCCCCATTTCTATGCCTGGAGTGTGGAATGAATTTTAAGAGTAGCAATGCACTGGCTGAACATCAAAAGAGTCACAAACAAGAGAAGATTTATGTATGCCCTGTGTGTGGTAAAGGTTTCATGAAAAGAGGGCATCTTAGTAATCACAGTAGAATTCACTCAGGGGGAAAGCGTAGGGTGTACTCTGAAAGCAAAGAATCTGCTCCTCAAACGCGGAAGAGACCATTTCTATGTTttgaatgtggtaaatgtttccCAAGCCGTTCCCATTTGGATAGGCATCAGAGAGTCCACACTGGAGAGAAACCAttctcatgttctgaatgtgacaAACGATTTACTGATCGTTCTGgccttgttatacatcagaggaTACATACTGGGGAAAAGCCATATTCGTGTGATGATTGTGGAAAATGTTTCCGAGATCGCTCCGGACTTGTCGtccatcagagaaatcacacaggacaGCAGCCATTTAGGTGCCTTACTTGTGGAAAATGTTTTCACAATCGGTCACGGCTGGAACGGCATGAAGGCATTCATAAAGAAGAAACATCATATTCTTGTCCAGAATGTGACCAGTGTTTTACAAATGTATCTGCCCTGACAATGCATTACAGAAGTCACTTTGGAGAACAGCCAAGTGATCAGGCCACTGAAAATGTCACTTCCCAATCCCAACCACAGTATCTCCGAGAAAAGAAGTCGCtcacatgttcagaatgtgggaaaggttTCAAAGACTTATCTACCCTTTCCACACATTACATGACTCATATAGCAGAACAGCGACATATCCACCATGGAAAAGGTCTTGCCAATGCAGAGTTACGCCAGAAAAATCTTAACACTGAAAAGCTCCCCTCAAATTCAAAATATAGAAAGTATCTTTCTGATCGTACTACAAAAGGACGCGTAGAAAGCAGAGTATTTTCCTGTTCTCAGTGCGATAAATCTTTTTTAGATCGTGCAAGTTTTATTGTGCATGAACAACAGCACACTGGGGAGAAACCTTATAATTGTCCAAAATGTGGGGAAGGTTTTGTGTTAAAAGGTTACCTAACTAAACACTTAGAAACCCATACATGA
- the LOC122940981 gene encoding zinc finger protein 583-like isoform X2 has product MLFRKSLSRNPKAPPLSRQDHAFSGDIRPTRSSSILVTTVRALFSFRWMTSGEIPGAEPLQDSIMVKKCGEWVCPQSRLLGKMNDKKILELTNKIIQLLTGEVPIRHEDIVVCFSMEEWEYVEGHKDLYKNVMKNDQSCRTLNAPKSQKAPAEDHIDFITRKYCSVPENSNSQVSKTEYKKTAHSEANFSSVFHSEKKVMPDEQQDINPSNFQTTTEHISCNGVKSDNIANLTDNSSDQEKRPTFAQDPHETLPIIHIKEEELSSCDEDFTDIETFIVPYLDEMAYVSPVCKHSDYFKGPVPDQEDCEMEYTQDISDSDYTKSEIMSSQGSLNGENSCLKAFTNTTQLNLHIMSHENQKPLTCSECGECFSQKSDLVTHHRVHTEQIPFACPECGKQFSSRADVTVHQSIHKKTAYTETELLTQEKFSQIDRAPFLCLECGMNFKSSNALAEHQKSHKQEKIYVCPVCGKGFMKRGHLSNHSRIHSGGKRRVYSESKESAPQTRKRPFLCFECGKCFPSRSHLDRHQRVHTGEKPFSCSECDKRFTDRSGLVIHQRIHTGEKPYSCDDCGKCFRDRSGLVVHQRNHTGQQPFRCLTCGKCFHNRSRLERHEGIHKEETSYSCPECDQCFTNVSALTMHYRSHFGEQPSDQATENVTSQSQPQYLREKKSLTCSECGKGFKDLSTLSTHYMTHIAEQRHIHHGKGLANAELRQKNLNTEKLPSNSKYRKYLSDRTTKGRVESRVFSCSQCDKSFLDRASFIVHEQQHTGEKPYNCPKCGEGFVLKGYLTKHLETHT; this is encoded by the exons GATTCTATCATGGTTAAAAAGTGTGGTGAATGGGTATGCCCTCAATCACGTCTACTTGGGAAAATGAATGAtaagaagatcctagaactcacaaACAAGATCATCCAACTGTTAACTGGAGAG gttcctataagacATGAGGACATTGTGGTCtgtttctccatggaggagtgggagtatgtggaaggacacaaggatctctACAAGAATGTAATGAAGAATGACCAATCCTGTAGAACTCTGA ATGCTCCTAAAAGCCAAAAGGCCCCGGCAGAAGACCAtattgattttattacaagaaaatacTGCAGTGTACCAGAAAACTCCAACTCCCAGGTTTCCAAGACTGAATACAAAAAGACTGCTCATTCAGAAGCTAATTTTTCATCTGTCTTTCATAGTGAAAAGAAAGTTATGCCAGACGAGCAGCAAGACATTAACCCATCTAATTTCCAGACTACGACTGAGCACATCTCTTGTAATGGAGTAAAATCGGACAACATTGCTAATTTGACAGATAATAGTTCCGACCAGGAGAAGAGGCCAACATTTGCTCAAGATCCACATGAAACTCTCCCGATAATTCATATAAAAGAAGAAGAACTGAGTTCATGTGATGAAGATTTTACTGATATAGAAACTTTCATAGTTCCTTATCTTGATGAAATGGCTTATGTATCTCCAGTTTGCAAACACTCAGACTACTTTAAGGGACCAGTCCCTGACCAAGAAGACTGTGAAATGGAGTACACACAGGATATATCAGACAGTGACTACACAAAGTCAGAGATAATGTCCTCTCAAGGATCCTTAAATGGTGAAAATTCTTGTTTGAAGGCATTCACCAACACCACACAACTTAATTTGCACATAATGAGTCACGAGAATCAGAAACCATTAACGTGCTCTGAATGTGGAGAATGTTTTTCCCAAAAATCTGACCTTGTGACACACCATAGAGTTCACACAGAACAAATACCTTTTGCCTGTCCAGAATGTGGTAAACAGTTTTCCAGCCGTGCAGATGTCACTGTTCACCAGTCAATTCATAAAAAAACAGCTTATACAGAAACTGAGCTGCTGACCCAAGAAAAGTTTTCTCAAATAGATCGGGCCCCATTTCTATGCCTGGAGTGTGGAATGAATTTTAAGAGTAGCAATGCACTGGCTGAACATCAAAAGAGTCACAAACAAGAGAAGATTTATGTATGCCCTGTGTGTGGTAAAGGTTTCATGAAAAGAGGGCATCTTAGTAATCACAGTAGAATTCACTCAGGGGGAAAGCGTAGGGTGTACTCTGAAAGCAAAGAATCTGCTCCTCAAACGCGGAAGAGACCATTTCTATGTTttgaatgtggtaaatgtttccCAAGCCGTTCCCATTTGGATAGGCATCAGAGAGTCCACACTGGAGAGAAACCAttctcatgttctgaatgtgacaAACGATTTACTGATCGTTCTGgccttgttatacatcagaggaTACATACTGGGGAAAAGCCATATTCGTGTGATGATTGTGGAAAATGTTTCCGAGATCGCTCCGGACTTGTCGtccatcagagaaatcacacaggacaGCAGCCATTTAGGTGCCTTACTTGTGGAAAATGTTTTCACAATCGGTCACGGCTGGAACGGCATGAAGGCATTCATAAAGAAGAAACATCATATTCTTGTCCAGAATGTGACCAGTGTTTTACAAATGTATCTGCCCTGACAATGCATTACAGAAGTCACTTTGGAGAACAGCCAAGTGATCAGGCCACTGAAAATGTCACTTCCCAATCCCAACCACAGTATCTCCGAGAAAAGAAGTCGCtcacatgttcagaatgtgggaaaggttTCAAAGACTTATCTACCCTTTCCACACATTACATGACTCATATAGCAGAACAGCGACATATCCACCATGGAAAAGGTCTTGCCAATGCAGAGTTACGCCAGAAAAATCTTAACACTGAAAAGCTCCCCTCAAATTCAAAATATAGAAAGTATCTTTCTGATCGTACTACAAAAGGACGCGTAGAAAGCAGAGTATTTTCCTGTTCTCAGTGCGATAAATCTTTTTTAGATCGTGCAAGTTTTATTGTGCATGAACAACAGCACACTGGGGAGAAACCTTATAATTGTCCAAAATGTGGGGAAGGTTTTGTGTTAAAAGGTTACCTAACTAAACACTTAGAAACCCATACATGA